From Hydra vulgaris chromosome 15, alternate assembly HydraT2T_AEP, one genomic window encodes:
- the LOC101241825 gene encoding peroxisomal membrane protein PEX14: MKVNSNEDVDSKKVDVAVRFLSNPNVKSTNKESKEAFLKSKGLNDMEILNAMQKASSECEIAESNKWSIFTYFKGIVIGAGILSAANYAYKAYILPYVAHEIKDDGRIERLGESVQAMKDDIKQHTYELSSTLKDIQTVLEKQHKIIVLLQESIQNSPFDHTTLTDIKAELSNVKTMMLSRKQFPKAPFTQQSNEIPAWQRVDNKKVTDVSTDDTSSSETI, from the coding sequence ATGAAAGTAAATAGTAACGAAGATGTTGACAGTAAAAAAGTTGATGTGGCTGTGCGATTCCTCAGTAATCCAAATGTCAAAAGTACAAATAAGGAAAGCAAAGaagcttttttgaaaagtaaaggTTTAAATGATATGGAAATTTTGAATGCTATGCAAAAAGCAAGTTCTGAATGTGAGATTGCAGAATCAAATAAATGGagcatttttacttattttaaaggtATAGTTATTGGTGCTGGAATTTTATCTGCCGCGAACTATGCATATAAGGCTTATATATTACCATATGTAGCACATGAAATCAAAGATGACGGAAGAATAGAACGTCTTGGAGAGTCTGTGCAAGCAATGAAGGATGATATTAAACAGCACACCTATGAATTAAGCAGTACACTTAAAGATATTCAAACGGTTCTAGAAAAGCAGCATAAAATTATTGTTCTTTTGCAGGAATCAATACAAAATTCACCATTTGATCACACTACTCTTACTGATATAAAAGCAGAACTCTCAAATGTTAAAACTATGATGCTAAGTAGAAAACAATTTCCTAAAGCTCCATTCACCCAACAATCAAATGAAATTCCTGCTTGGCAACGtgttgataataaaaaagtaacagaTGTGTCAACTGATGACACAAGTTCTTCCGAAAcaatttag
- the LOC100214405 gene encoding COMM domain-containing protein 4 produces the protein MRFRFCGDLDCPDWVLAEISILSRISSVKLKLFCQQVMLHLLGGSIDYNKVNKFTADAKLEINDIKAAIAAVDFIFTNSAKYQVNSEILSNELQQLGLPKELAISMCKVLDENAEKLYSYLKQNSFRLSRMERFDWRVDYVLSSSHQDEINEAEIQILIKKQSNESLSETVTFSCTNEKLRCLLADLKYAYKLIEDLSL, from the coding sequence atgcGATTTCGTTTTTGTGGGGATTTGGATTGTCCTGATTGGGTTTTAGCAGAAATAAGTATACTTTCACGAATTAGTTcagtaaaattaaagttattttgccAGCAAGTTATGCTCCACCTGTTAGGAGGGTCTATTGActataataaagtaaacaagTTTACTGCTGATGCAAAGTTGGAAATTAATGATATTAAAGCAGCTATTGCAgctgttgattttatatttactaattCAGCAAAGTACCAAGTTAACAGTGAAATTCTTTCAAACGAATTACAACAGTTGGGCTTACCAAAAGAACTGGCAATTTCAATGTGTAAAGTTTTAGATGAAAATGCAGAGAAACTGTACAGTTATTTAAAGCAGAATAGTTTTCGTTTGTCAAGAATGGAAAGATTTGACTGGCGTGTTGATTATGTTTTAAGTTCAAGTCACCAGGATGAAATAAATGAAGCCGAAATCcagattctaataaaaaaacaatctaatGAGTCTCTTTCAGAAACTGTCACATTCTCTTGCACCAATGAAAAATTGCGTTGTTTATTAGCAGATTTAAAATATGCTTACAAGTTGATTGAAGATCtttctttataa
- the LOC101241733 gene encoding synaptotagmin-9 yields the protein MSLTLMWLLVAGSLFLALDFLIFVAYIIWRQKKRKDKEIKTKDEVENLIDINPNEMTKKNMWINMSDSDGFLIPCKTIEINGDKRRLRPKKIPFTKEKEDGYLDATQYDYRTRKRQNGIPMVSFELFYRIGELKVIIRKGKQLTGDRFSISVMLSNSTLSYNTSYVNGPDPVFNETFRFPLQIEDISADPPVQLKLNIWSLEKLSEEKKPFGLVKASVEEILIKYGLMPAQGKGIVWENIERCTTLIENQQGNLSTEVFIHLGYLSAARRIVVLLSEVKNLILKPNDKLIVGVISLIYRDSEKKTFTSTGIKAESNIKFREEFVFHLSEFPNLGIDGLAICIELQAIQKKLLLKPRILGSVTVGNSEKAERTGREHWARMLTSGSSVSKWHTIQEPYVLVNN from the exons ATGTCATTGACGTTGATGTGGCTTCTTGTTGCTGGTTCTCTTTTCTTAGCTTtggattttcttatttttgttgcGTACATAATTTGGAGACAGAAAAAGCGAAaggataaagaaattaaaactaaagaCGAAGTTGAGAACTTAATAGATATAAACCCAAATGAAATGACAAAGAAAAACATGTGGATAAATATGTCAGATTCTGATGGCTTTCTTATTCCTTGcaaaacaatagaaataaacGGAGACAAAAGAAGGCTTCGGCCCAAGAAAATTCCATTTACTAAAGAAAAGGAAGATGGTTACCTTGATGCAACCCAATATGATTATAGGACAAGAAAACGTCAGAATGGAATACCAATGGTTTCGTTTGAACTTTTTTACCGTATTGGTGaactaaaagttattataaGAAAAGGAAAACAGCTGACTGGGGATCGATTCTCAATAAGTGTTATGCTATCTAATTCTACTTTGAGTTATAACACAAGCTATGTCAACGGACCTGACCcagtttttaatgaaactttcCGTTTTCCATTACAAATAGAAGACATATCAGCAGACCCTCCAgttcaattaaaactaaatatttggTCACTTGAAAAGTtgtcagaagaaaaaaaaccttttggTTTAGTTAAAGCTTCTGTTGAAGAAATACTTATTAAATACGGTTTAATGCCCGCTCAAG GTAAAGGAATAGTATGGGAAAATATTGAACGATGTACCACACTTATTGAGAATCAACAAGGTAATTTATCTACTGAAGTGTTTATTCATTTGGGTTATTTGTCAGCAGCGCGACGTATAGTTGTTTTGTTGAGTGAAGTAAAGAATCTGATTTTAAAACCAAACGATAAATTAATAGTTGGCGTTATCTCTTTGATTTATCGAGACAgcgaaaaaaaaacttttacaagtACTGGTATAAAAGCtgaaagtaatataaaatttagagAAGAATTTGTTTTTCATCTATCTGAGTTTCCTAACCTTGGAATCGATGGATTAGCAATCTGTATTGAGCTTCaagcaattcaaaaaaaacttttattaaaaccacGCATCCTTGGCAGCGTGACTGTTGGAAATTCGGAAAAAGCAGAAAGGACTGGAAGAGAACATTGGGCTAGAATGTTAACATCTGGGTCATCGGTTTCGAAATGGCATACAATTCAAGAGCCTTATgtattagtaaataattaa